The Glycine soja cultivar W05 chromosome 15, ASM419377v2, whole genome shotgun sequence region GTATCATGTAGAGTCCCATTACTGCAATACTCATATACAAGTAGTCGTTGGCTATGCTCAGCACAGTAGCCTACAAGCCTTGCAATATTTGCATGCTGAATTTTTGAGATGCTGGACACCAATTGAAGAAATTGTTCATGACTCTGACCCATGGAAGCAGTAGCATCCAATTTCCTCACTGCCAATAGCTACAAAGAACATTTGAAAGACATAAGCATGTGAAGTACCAGATGACTGAAGTGAAGCcaggaaaattaaataattacacATCATCACAAGCaatgaaattaaaaaggttGCGCAGAGAGCTTCAAAATACGTAAAGCAGTATATTTATCATACTAAAGTATGAGGGAAGCCAAAATCAATGGTGCACACACCCAAGATGGGCACATCAATGCAACACTCAATATTAGCTGTTGGATTAGAACTATCAAAAATGGATAGCCAGGAGTGCACAACTACATGTTGTAGTGACTGATTGACTAGTAAAGGGGGAGTGTATTTGTATGTAGTACTAAGTGTTTATACTTTCTGGTTTACTAAAAGCTCTCACTAAccaatattaaaatttgttttaagaaatatcaatgaTCAAATCAGTGTTCGTGAATTGCATTTCTGCAGATGAACTGGCTAGACCACAATGGCTTAGAGGACCAAACCACCAATCAGAACTTGTTCTCAAATAGGTCATCAGAAGATTAGTTTTTGAAAGCATTGGCCGGGTCCACATAGAAATAGAATATAAATTGGACTTGGATATTATTCAATATGATCACAACATAATCAGTGACACAGACAAAAACCGAACAACAAATAAGTTCTTCCTCTCTCAAGAAAACCCAGGACCCAGAAAGACAAAAGGGAAAAGCAGAAGTATCCCTATTGCTAGAAgaagattaaaaacaaacaagaaatgcATTGATAAGGAGAAGTATAGCCACATTTGAGAGGCAATGAATACAAATTATGAAAGAATGTCAAATACCAGCCGATAAGCTAACATATTATTATATAGCTACAAGAATCCTTtgtgtataaataaaaacatacaagCTGGGATAATATTACCTTTCCACCAGGGAGCTCAGCTCGATAAACAGGCCCAAGTGTACCTTCCCCAATACAGTTTTCTTGGGAAAAGCTATTTGTATATTGTcgaaataaaatatagattgGACTTGGATACTATTCAATATGATCACAACATAATCAGTGACAGACAAAAACTGAACAACACAAACAAGTTCTTCCTCTCTCAAGAAAACCCAGGTCCCAGCAAGACAAAAGGGAAAAGCAGAAGTATCCCTATTGCTAGAAGAAgaagattaaaaacaaacaagaatgcATTGATAAGGAGAAGTATAGCCACATTTGAGAGGCAATGAATACAAATTATGAAAGAATGTCAAATACCAGCTGATAAGCTAACATATTATTATATAGCTACAAGAATcctttatgtataaataaaaacatacaagCTGAAATAATGTTACCTTTCCACCAGGGAGCTCAGCCCGATAAACAGGCCCAAGTGTACCTTCCCCAATACAGTTTTCTTGGGAAAAGCTATTTGTATATTGTTGAAGCAATGCAACAGTATAAACTCTGATGGAATTTGACATGACTTGTCTTTTGGTTACTTGTGTAGTTATAGCCGGATTAATAATGACCTTCTCACCAGGACTGGTTGGGAGAAAGTGTTGTGGTGGTGGCTGCAGGGATGAAAGTTTGGAACCCCCTCCAGTGTTGATTGATTCACGACCATTATTGCCTTCTGATGTTGCAGATACTACTTTCACATATATGTCTTGTTCTTCCTGAACCTTTGGAATGAAATCTGTACTTCTATTTGGTACTTCAAATTTACCTTTCTCCTCTTGATTAGCTGCTTCAACATCAGAGTCACTGCGTGTAGGTTTATTCAAAGGTCCCACAAACACACCCACATCAAGTTTATTTGCATTTTTCTTCTCCGGCCTTCTCTTAATGCACCTcaacattaaaagaaaaactcccaatataataaatactaaaaGACCTGCACCAGCAATCCAAATGACGCTCTTAGCTATAACAGACTTCCTAGTACTTGCAGGCACTGGTGCTGTCAGGGCAGAAGGACCATGTGCCACTTTCCAAGGCGATTCTTGGGGGGATGAACCTATAGCTACAGGTGCAGGGGCCACAGCAGGAGGTGATGGAATAATAGTAGTATTAAATGGATTCCCATTTTTACTGCACAGGACATGCTACTATGTTAACTAGAAATAAGGCAATGAATAGATTTATCCTATAATAATATGCAAAGCTACTATGCCATGCATGAAACATCTGGAATAAAAGAATCATAGTGCAATAATTcatgatttattgttatttctcgtattttaataaaatgcaaTGGGAAATTTTCCCATGTGGCTTCTGCTGGAAGACCAAAATTATCATACTTTGAACAAAGGTTTTGAAAAACGGGAACTTTGGCTAATAAGAGTACAAAACAGAACATGCCTCACCTGAAATTAGGGATAGTCAGCAATTTTGGAGGAATTGGCCCAGAGAATAAATTGTTCTCTATATtcctacataataataaatcacAAGTAAAAAATTCTAGTTCTATTGATTGATGCAGTTGCAGGATATacatattattcatttatatatCTAAAAAGTATTTTGGTAGTAAGAATTGTACAGATCTTGGAGAGGCAGGTCTTGCAAAACATAAAGGGTCCCAGAAAGTTGATTGTTTTGCAAGTGTCTGCAAGTGCAAAATGAATAAATGAATCAATAACAATTAACACCTCATTGCAAGTAGGAAAAAAGAATCTATTCATAGCAAGAAATTTTACTCACAATGTGGTAAGAGATGATAAACTCCCTGTTGATGAAGGTAGCTGACCACTCAAGTTGTTATTTGACAAGTCCCTAGCATAGCATAGGATTTCCACAAATTGTGTATGGAAATGGAATAAAGACATCAAAATACCAATGTGATTTaacatcattttctaacatattAATCAAACTAGTAAGCTGACAAATAAATCTAGGATTTAACCATTGAAAAGGTTGCTTAACGATCTATGGGCAGCATTTGTCGTTCAAAAAGGAGAAACACAtggaaaataatataacaaataaatatggaATCATGAGTTGCAGATATCTTTTGAACTTACAAGTTTGACAATTGAGTTAATAAGGACAAGGCATCTGGAATGCTTCCATTTAACTGATTTGCTGAGAGAGACCTAAATATTAAAAACGAACAATAACTAGTTAAGTATTACTTGTACACATGCATCTATCAACAGACCATTTACTAAATACAACAATAAAGTCATGAATTTAGAGATGATAATGATAACATACAAGCTCCTCAGAGTAGGGGGCAAAGTAAATGGAATAGGCCCTTCAATGTGGTTGTTGCTAAGATCCCTGTGCAATTGAAACAGAAAGCTTCATGAGCTTTCTAGCAAAAATACTACCGGTCAAGAGCTAAATTTTCccaattgattaatttaaacaaaactgACTGCTGTTATAACCAGTGAATCAGTGACTTTAGGCGAATAGGAGCCTAGTGTAcatattttcagtatttttacgGTTACTAAGGAAGCAAATGCAATATGGCCGATTTACTCATTTTAAATCACAGTGGACATAAATACTGCTGAATGTTGTGCTTCTGAAAAACAAGAAATGTTCGCATGAGCAATCGGCACATGTACAATTATCTTAAAAAGCACTACTTACAATTCTATAATGGATGGAAAATTCAAATTGCTGCCCAGCTGTCCACCCAAATTCATGCCTCTGAGGTGTCTGTCAAATATAAATTCAACTGAGCCTTATCCCAGGTGTTTACATTCAGCACTATCAATCAAACAACTTATTCAATGCAATACTAAATGTAACACTGCCCTTTGGCAATTGAAATCAATTACCTAGAATATGAAAACAATAACACAATTGTGACAAATAATAACTTAAGAAAGGGAGGATGGACATACATTGCAGTTATGTTGGAGAAGACACAAGCCACACCTTGCCACAGCTCCAAACATGGATCTCCTCCCACGGGTTTCCACCCTTGAAGTGGTGGTGACGCCAGAGAAACATATAGACTATTTATTGCTGCAACTGTGGCCATAACACATAGCAAAACATGCAAGATATTTAACCAAGTGAGATTAACCATCAACTTTCAAAGGAAGACAAGCATGGCTATGCAGAGAAAGCATTGTAGAAGATACTATGTTGTAGCAAAAATCCAAACAttgcataataaaaaataaaaagagttgtTATAagctaaaataacaaataaagtagAATTAGAACTTTCTTCCTCAATTTATTTTGCTATTTTTCTTTGGTTTTCTTACACCTTTCCTAAGAAGTAAAGGGAGcatgatatttataaaatagaaaatagaaataaaactaGGCATTAACAATACCATCAACCATGTCAGTATCTCCAACACAGAAACTCCCTATGAGAATCACCATGCAGGTGACAAAAACTCCAACATGCAACTCCAACTTCATGTTACCCATTTACTCAAAGGAGTATGCTGAAGTAAGTGAAGCTCAAAACTTAAAAAACTGAAAACACACTACAGAACAGAACAAGACAAAGATAGAAACTTCCCCAAGAATTCCAGGTAATTCTGAAAAGGGAAACAAACCCTTTTCAGAACAGAGCCAAGAAAATAAAGGGAGATGAAAAATGGCAGAGAAAAATTGGCCAAAATGAAAAAGGCTTTGGTATGATATGGAGATAGAAAatgggaaagaaagaaagaaggagacTTAGGATAAGAggtaaatgaaaaacaaaaagtggAAAATGCAATGAGTTGAAAAAAGCCCTAATGATGGTTATGTTGTAGAAAGGAAGTAGCGTCATCCAAAGCACATTAGGATACTGTGACTGTGTAGAGAGTAGAGGCACTatgtttcgttttttttttttctgtctttCTCCTCAAAAGCAGAGACAAACAGAGCGAAGTTTTGAGCCATCATTCAAAAATTGTTttgcatatttaattgtctaTTGAGGGGTCCACCATCCTTCCCACACAGAAGGAATTATGGGATTTCTGCTAAGTTTATTTGGACCAACTGTGAAACGGGAAGAAAAATATACAATCATCTTCCCATCTTGTgatatttaacattattataaataaataaataaatatttaatgaaactaaaaattagactaatatatttttatttaatatcttaatttttGATACTTGTATTACTAGTAGTAgtgaatattaaataataatatatttaagagaaaaaatattaattaaacttttaaattttaaaatatcaattatttttgaaaaaaaattagaaagctaaaatatcaacaaaaaaatatgagaagGAGTACTACTTATTAAGAATACTACGTTGTAATTTGTACAACCTAAAATTGCAAGCTGTAGTCAAGttcataatttgaaattttgtgagtcAACAATATGAATCTCACTGATATAGTAGTACCTATGAATTTATTGCTACGGTTATGtataattaagaattatttccatatttattattataacgtTATTTTAATCATCTacaaaaatacacatatttcATCcgctaaaatatataaaatgaaaagaaaaaaaacttcaacTATCCGTTAATTGCAAGATACTTTCATGTGGCTTAAAATGTATCGGttcaatttattaaattttatatattgatttctttccaAGGGTTAATTTGCATATGTTAAATTCAAGTAGTTGAGATGTTGAATTCTGAACTGTAACAGTTTTTTGACATATAATAATTGGAAGGGATAACATGCAAGTTAgcctattttatataatatgtgaAACTATTGTAATTGTATAATTATGAAGTGAATTCAGAGTCTTAAGTTGCCTTCATAGATGCACTCCACGGCACTGCTTGTTTTATCACTCTTTTGTCATCCTTTGATTTGAGAACGGGTTTCGTGGCAGTTAGTATTGACTTGCGACACAGAATAAGCAAATTTAGTAAGAATTAGACTAgaaacaagaaaacaagatGGTTGATACATGGATGAAATAATTTAGAGTGTCTTAAGTGGTGCAAAAGtacaattaatttatatttgggTGAAGATCACATTTCACTAAAAGTTTTTGACACAAATGATTCGATGCTCGAGTCTCTTAACTAAGATTTGAAGTCCGATATTCCGACTTAAGCATGGATTCCAAAATGAAAGTACTCATTTATCCTAAAATGGACTGATCCAATAGGAAAGGATTATTTGGATGACAAATAAGAAATCCATACACCACATTACAACCCGCCGTTGACTG contains the following coding sequences:
- the LOC114386753 gene encoding protein STRUBBELIG-RECEPTOR FAMILY 3-like isoform X1, producing the protein MGNMKLELHVGVFVTCMVILIGSFCVGDTDMVDVAAINSLYVSLASPPLQGWKPVGGDPCLELWQGVACVFSNITAIHLRGMNLGGQLGSNLNFPSIIELDLSNNHIEGPIPFTLPPTLRSLSLSANQLNGSIPDALSLLTQLSNLDLSNNNLSGQLPSSTGSLSSLTTLHLQNNQLSGTLYVLQDLPLQDLNIENNLFSGPIPPKLLTIPNFSKNGNPFNTTIIPSPPAVAPAPVAIGSSPQESPWKVAHGPSALTAPVPASTRKSVIAKSVIWIAGAGLLVFIILGVFLLMLRCIKRRPEKKNANKLDVGVFVGPLNKPTRSDSDVEAANQEEKGKFEVPNRSTDFIPKVQEEQDIYVKVVSATSEGNNGRESINTGGGSKLSSLQPPPQHFLPTSPGEKVIINPAITTQVTKRQVMSNSIRVYTVALLQQYTNSFSQENCIGEGTLGPVYRAELPGGKLLAVRKLDATASMGQSHEQFLQLVSSISKIQHANIARLVGYCAEHSQRLLVYEYCSNGTLHDTLHGYDNHCIKLPWNARIQVALGAARALEYLHENFQPPIVHRNFRSANVLLNDNLEVCISDCGLGPLLSSGSTGQLSGRLLTAYGYSAPEFESGSYTQQSDVFSFGVVMLELLTGRKSYEKSLPRGEQFLVRWAVPQLHDIDALSKMVDPCLKGTYPMKSLSRFADIVSSCIQREPEFRPAMSEIVQDLLRIK
- the LOC114386753 gene encoding protein STRUBBELIG-RECEPTOR FAMILY 3-like isoform X3, which encodes MNLGGQLGSNLNFPSIIELDLSNNHIEGPIPFTLPPTLRSLSLSANQLNGSIPDALSLLTQLSNLDLSNNNLSGQLPSSTGSLSSLTTLHLQNNQLSGTLYVLQDLPLQDLNIENNLFSGPIPPKLLTIPNFSKNGNPFNTTIIPSPPAVAPAPVAIGSSPQESPWKVAHGPSALTAPVPASTRKSVIAKSVIWIAGAGLLVFIILGVFLLMLRCIKRRPEKKNANKLDVGVFVGPLNKPTRSDSDVEAANQEEKGKFEVPNRSTDFIPKVQEEQDIYVKVVSATSEGNNGRESINTGGGSKLSSLQPPPQHFLPTSPGEKVIINPAITTQVTKRQVMSNSIRVYTVALLQQYTNSFSQENCIGEGTLGPVYRAELPGGKLLAVRKLDATASMGQSHEQFLQLVSSISKIQHANIARLVGYCAEHSQRLLVYEYCSNGTLHDTLHGYDNHCIKLPWNARIQVALGAARALEYLHENFQPPIVHRNFRSANVLLNDNLEVCISDCGLGPLLSSGSTGQLSGRLLTAYGYSAPEFESGSYTQQSDVFSFGVVMLELLTGRKSYEKSLPRGEQFLVRWAVPQLHDIDALSKMVDPCLKGTYPMKSLSRFADIVSSCIQREPEFRPAMSEIVQDLLRIK
- the LOC114386753 gene encoding protein STRUBBELIG-RECEPTOR FAMILY 3-like isoform X2, which codes for MGNMKLELHVGVFVTCMVILIGSFCVGDTDMVDVAAINSLYVSLASPPLQGWKPVGGDPCLELWQGVACVFSNITAIHLRGMNLGGQLGSNLNFPSIIELDLSNNHIEGPIPFTLPPTLRSLSLSANQLNGSIPDALSLLTQLSNLDLSNNNLSGQLPSSTGSLSSLTTLHLQNNQLSGTLYVLQDLPLQDLNIENNLFSGPIPPKLLTIPNFSKNGNPFNTTIIPSPPAVAPAPVAIGSSPQESPWKVAHGPSALTAPVPASTRKSVIAKSVIWIAGAGLLVFIILGVFLLMLRCIKRRPEKKNANKLDVGVFVGPLNKPTRSDSDVEAANQEEKGKFEVPNRSTDFIPKVQEEQDIYVKVVSATSEGNNGRESINTGGGSKLSSLQPPPQHFLPTSPGEKVIINPAITTQVTKRQVMSNSIRVYTVALLQQYTNSFSQENCIGEGTLGPVYRAELPGGKLLAVRKLDATASMGQSHEQFLQLVSSISKIQHANIARLVGYCAEHSQRLLVYEYCSNGTLHDTLHGYDNHCIKLPWNARIQVALGAARALEYLHENFQPPIVHRNFRSANVLLNDNLEVCISDCGLGPLLSSGSTGQLSGRLLTAYGYSAPEFESGSYTQQSDVFSFGVVMLELLTGRKSYEKSLPRGEQFLVRWAVPQLHDIDALSKMVDPCLKGTYPMKSLSRFADIVSSCIQREPEFRPAMSEIVQDLLRIK